Below is a genomic region from Cognatiyoonia koreensis.
GACAGACGTCGTTGATTACGCGGCTGTGCTTGCGGAAATGGACGCAAATGGTGGGCAGACGACGCTGGGACTGCGTCAACGTCTGGCCCAGACCGCCTATGCCCGCACTGCCGCATATGACACGGCTGTCAGCACATGGATGGCCAAGGCGATTGATACAAGCGAACCACGCCGCAGGTCGTTTGGCGGCACGCTTGCGCAATCGCTCCGCTACGGCGAGAACCCGCATCAGACAGCCAGCTTCTATACAGACGGCACCGAAAGTCCGGGCGTTGCGACGGCTGTGCAACATCAGGGCAAGGAACTGTCCTATAACAACATCAACGACACTGATGCGGCCTTTGAACTGGTCGCCGAATTCGATCCCGCAGACGGGCCTGCAGTTGCGATTATCAAGCACGCAAACCCCTCCGGCGTCGCACGCGGCGCGACATTGCTTGATGCCTACAAGAATGCATTCGACTGTGACCGCACATCTGCGTTTGGCGGGATTGTCGCGCTCAATCAGCCGTTAGACGAAGCCACGGCAAAAGAGATCAGCGGGATATTCACAGAAGTTGTCATCGCCCCCGGTGCGTCCGATGCGGCAAAGTCCGTGTTCGCCGCAAAAAAGAACCTGCGTCTGTTGACGACAGACGGATTGCCCGACCCGAAAGCGGGCGGGCTGACGTATCGGCAGGTCGCTGGCGGGATGCTGGTGCAGGACAAGGACGTCGGATTTGTCGGACTGGACGATCTGAAAGTCGTGACCAAAGTCGCACCAACAGATGATCAGATGGCTGACCTGTTGTTCGCTTGGAAGGTCGCCAAGCACGTCAAATCAAACGCGATTGTCTACGTGAAGGACAAGGCGACGGTTGGTGTCGGTGCGGGACAGATGTCGCGACTTGATAGTGCGTTGATCGCCGCAAAAAAGGCAGAGCGCATGGCCGAAGCGATGGACCTGCCAGAACCCCTGACCAAAGGGTCAGCGGTCGCGTCCGACGCGTTCTTTCCATTCGCTGACGGATTGCTGGAAGCGGTCGCCGCTGGTGCAACCTGTGTCATCCAACCCGGTGGGTCTATGCGCGATGACGAGGTGATCGCAGCAGCAGACGACGCTGGAATTGCGATGGTCTTCACCGGCATGCGTCACTTTCGGCATTAAGGAAAAATGATGCGCATAGTCTTCTGGACAGGGTTTTGGGTATTTCTGGCCGATCAGATCACCAAGTTCTTCGTGCTCTACTGGATCAAACTGCCAGAACTCCCAGGAGAGCGTCTAGACGTCTTTCCGCCTTTCTTGGTTTTGAAAATGGCACGCAACCGCGGTGTCAACTTCGGGCTTTTTGCCGACTATGACATGCGCTGGGTACTGATCGCTGTCGCGTTCCTGATCTGCGGCGGTGTGCTGTGGTGGCTGCATAAATCCGGGGGAACAAAATGGACCTACATCGCCGCTGGTGTCTTAATCGGTGGCGCGCTTGGCAATGTTGTGGACCGGCTGCTTTACGGGTGGGTGGCGGATTTCCTGAACATGTCGTGCTGTGGCATCCATAACCCCTATGCGTTCAACATCGCTGACATAGCGATTTTTGCCGGGGCGGTGCTGCTGGCATTTCTGCCCGAACCAAAGACACCAAAGCGCCCCAAGAAAAAGGCGGCGTGACGAAGCAGTCGGGTTGAGCTACACAAACCTGCGAGACGACGAAGGAAACGCGATGCGTGGCATAGTTTTGATTGGTGCAGCCCTTGCCCTCGCGGCATGCTCCGGCGGTGGTGGATTGCGGGACCTGCGGACAGACACAGGTGGGCCCGATGAATTCTCGGTCGTGCCCGGTGCGCCGCTCGAATTGCCTGAAACGCTGACATTGCCACCGCCAACACCGGGCGGAACAAACCGAACAGATGCAGCACCCAAAGCTGCCGCGATCGCAGCACTCGGCGGGTCACCGGCGGCGGCATTTGCAGGTGGAATTCCAGCAAACGATCAGGCGCTTGTCGCGCATGCAGGCCGCAATGGGCTGCAAAGCGATATTCGCGCAGTTCTGGCAACAGAAGACGCGGCATTCCGCGCGCGCCGTGCGCGTCTGAATACATTCAACTTGCTTGGGACGGATCAGTATTTCCGGGCCTATGCGCGCCAGTCACTTGATGCTTATGCCGAATTGAACAGATTCCGCGCAGCCGGCGTGCAAACCCCAACTGCGCCGCCCCGCTAGGGATGGGCTTCCGCGTAAGCTATATCATCACACCGATACAGCCACGCGATGTCGTCGCACCGCTGGGCTTTCGCATCGGGGTCGAAACGGATGCATTGCCCTACGACGAATGGTGGGTCGGCACGCTGAAATCCAACGGCATGACAGTTCTCTGGTCAGAGGCCGAAGAATTCGCTGCATCAGTAAAGTCCGAACTTGCCGCAATGTCCAAGACCGCACCCGTTTACGCCTGCACCGTCAATGAAACGGTCATGTCCTCCGACGCTTCTTGCTATCAAGGCGGGCACAAGGTTTGGCAGGTGACCTGGCATGGCGAAGACGGGATCAACAAGGAAAACCTTGTGGCGACTGGTGCGCTACCAGATGGCTTCAGCGAAATCCGGGATCGCTTGACGGCTCGTCAGGACGCAGAACAGGACGCTGTTGATCATATGTTCGAAATTCCCTTGGAAGCAGTCGCTTCGATTGCCGGGTTCCGGCACGACAATGATCTTACCAACGGCACCTTTGCCCGGTTCTTCCGTATCACGACGGCAGATGATGTTAAGACAATGAAACCTGTAAAACGTAGCCTTCTTGCAAAGATCTTCGGGCGCTGACGCCATCTCACATCCGCGTATGGCCGCTTGAAGCTGCGCACGGGTGACGTAAGTAGACACTGAACGAAACAGCTGGAAGTCTGATTTATGCGATTGATTGCTGCGGCACTGGCTTTGGTTCTGTCCACGATGGCAGCCAAGGCTGAAGAGGTTACCACATTCACGCTTGATAACGGGATGGAAGTCGTCGTTATCGAAGACCATCGTGCGCCTGTCGTGGTGCATATGGTCTGGTACCGGATAGGGTCAGCAGATGAACCGGTCGGTGCATCGGGTGTTGCGCATTTCTTGGAACATCTGCTGTTCAAGGCAACAGACAAGCTGGAATCTGGTGAATTTTCAGCAGTTGTCGCGGCCAACGGTGGATCAGACAACGCCTTTACCAGCTATGACTACACCGCCTATTTCCAACGCGTTGCAGCCGACCGGCTGGAATTGATGATGGATATGGAATCCAATCGGATGAATAACCTGCGGATCACTGCGGCAGACATCGAAACCGAACGCAATGTCGTGCTCGAAGAACGCAACCAGCGCACGGAAAACAACCCTAACGCACTTGCGCGCGAGCAGTTCGCAGCCGCGCTTTATCAAAACCACCGCTATGGCGTTCCGATCATCGGCTGGAAGCACGAGATGGAACAACTCGAACTGGAAGACGCGCTGGACTTCTACGACCTTTATTATTCGCCCAACAACGCCATTCTTGTGGTCGCTGGCGATGTCGACCCCAACGAGGTCAAAGCACTGGCCGAGCAGTACTACGGTGTGATCCCGGCCGAACCGGAACTGCCCGATCGGATCCGCCCCGAAGAACCGCCGCAGCGGGCCGAACGGCGGATCACCTATGTCGATCCGCGCGTCTCGCAACCGTATGTGACGCGATCCTATCTCGCGCCCGAACGTGACGCTGGTGCGCAGGAAGAAGCCGCCGCGCTGGTCTATCTGGCCGAACTTTTGGGCGGGTCACCATTCACATCCGCGCTGGGCATGGCCCTGCAATTTGACACGCAAACCGCCGTCTACACGAATGCGGGTTATTCCGGCAGTTCGCTGGATGACACGTCATTCGGTATCACGGTCGCCCCATCCGAAGGCGTCACGTTGTCAGAGGCAGAGGCCGCGATGGATCAGGTAATCGCGGACTTCATCGAAGCGCCGATAGAGGCCGACAGGCTTGAACGCATCCGTGCGCAAGTCCGTGCCTCTGAAATCTATGCCAAGGACGACGTGTCGGGTCTGGCGCGGCGCTATGGCGCGGGGCTGACCCAAGGGCTGACCATCGAAGATATTCAGGCATGGCCAGACATCCTCCAACAAGTGACCGAAGAAGACATCAAAGCCGTCGCAGCTAAAGTGCTGAACCGCGACCAGTCCGTGACCGGTTGGGTCGTTGCCAGTGAAGAGTATGCAAAGTGATGAAACGTCTTGTCCTGACCTTATGGTTCGTCGTTATCGGTTCCGTCGCTTTTGCAGAAATCGACATCAAGACGATCACATCTGACGGCGGCATCGACGCATGGCTTGTCGAAGAACCTTCGATCCCATTCGTCGCGCTTGAAATCCGTATTCGCGGCGGCACGTCCCTTGATGCACCGGACAAGCGCGGCGCGACAAACCTGATGATGGCACTGATCGAAGAAGGTGCCGGTGATATGAACGCCCAGGAATACCAGACGAAACTGGAAAGCCTCGCGGCCAGTTTTTCCTTCAGAGCCTATGACGACAGCCTGTCGATTTCCGCGCAGTTCCTCACCGAAAACCGTGACGAAGCTCTTGCGCTCCTGCGCGAGGCGCTGGTGAACCCGCGGTTTGATCAGGATGCTATCGATCGCGTCCGCGCTCAGGTCATTGCCGGTATCGCAAGTGACGCCAAGAACCCCAATCGGATTGCAGGTGCCACACTGAATGCGGCCGCTTTCGGTGACCATCCCTATGGGACAAACCCGGACGGCACCGTTGAAAGCGTAGGGGCGTTGACGCGCGACGATCTGATCGCCGCCCATCAGGCGACGATGACCAAGGACCGCGTTTACGTGGGGGCCGTCGGTGATATCACCGCTGCAGAACTGGGTCCGATCCTTGACACGCTGCTCGGCGACCTTCCCGAAAACGGCCCGGATTTCCCTGCTGACGTGCCATTCGGTCTCGAAGGCGGCGTCACCATCGTCGATTACGAAACGCCGCAATCGGTCGCCCTTTTCGGTCACGAAGGAATCAAGCGCGACGATGAGGATTTCTTCGCCGCCTACATCATCAACGAAGCTTTGGGCGCTGGTGGATTTGAAAGCCGTCTCATGGAAGAGGTGCGCGAAAAGCGCGGTCTGACGTACGGCATCAGCACGTTCCTCGTACCGAAATTCCATGCGGAAATGTATCTGGGGCAAGTTGCGTCTTCCAACGATACGATCGCACAAGCTATCGAGGTCACGCGCGCTGAATGGGCCCGTATGGCCGAGCACGGCATGACGCAGGAAGAACTCGACAGCGTCAAAACCTATCTGACAGGGGAATACCCGCTGCGCTTTGACGGGAACTCCGAAATCGCGTCAATCCTCGTTGGCATGCAGATGACGGATCTGCCACCTGACTATGTCGTCAACCGAAATGACTACATCGAGGCGGTCACACTGGAAGACGTGAATCGCGTTGCTGCAGAACTGCTGCGGCCGGAAGACCTCCATTTCGTTGTCGTCGGGCAGCCGGTAGGGCTGGAAGCGACTGAATAACCGCCGCTTTTCCACTCTCGCAGAATCGGAACAGGACATGCTACACCTTGTGGCATGTCCTTTGCTGACCCCCAGATAAAGCCCCAACCTGTCATCCGACAGCTTGATGAAGCCGCCATCAACCGCATCGCTGCGGGCGAGGTCGTCGAGCGTCCGGCATCCGCCGTCAAGGAACTGGTGGAAAACGCTGTTGATGCAGGCGCGACCAGGATCGAGGTTGTCATCGCTGACGGGGGAAAAACCCTGATCCGCGTGACCGACAATGGATGTGGCATCGCGTCGAATGATCTGCCGCTCGCCCTTTCCCGCCACGCGACATCGAAAATCGACGGGTCGGACCTTCTGAATATCCACTCCTTCGGTTTTCGGGGGGAGGCACTTCCGTCGCTCGGCGCTGTTGGTCGCCTGACGATCACAAGCCGCGCGCAAGGGCAGGACGCCGCCGTCATATCGGTAGATGGCGGCAGGATGTCCGCTGTCAAACCTGCCGCTGTGACTGCTGGCACAATCGTCGAGCTACGTGATCTGTTCTATGCGACACCGGCGCGATTGAAATTCCTGCGCACCGACAGGGCTGAAAATCAGGCGATTACGGATGTGGTCAAACGGCTGTCAATGGCAGAACCGTTCGTGACATTTATCCTGCGCGATGTCTCGGGCGGGGACAGTCGCACCGTTTTCCGCACAGACAGTGAAACTGGAGATCTGTTCGACGCCCTGCACGGGCGTTTGCGTTCAGTCTTGGGCCGTGATTTTGCAGAGAACGCGCTGGCAATCGATGCAGAGCGTGACGGGTTCCACCTGACCGGCTATGCCGCGTTGCCGACCTATTCCCGTGGTGCCGCCGTTGCGCAGTTCCTTTTCGTAAACGGCAGGCCGGTCCGTGACCGCATGCTTCTTGGCGCTTTGCGCGCTGCTTACATGGATGTTCTGTCGCGGGATCGGCATCCGGTGGCGGCACTGTTCGTGGATTGCGAACCGGAACTGGTCGACGTGAACGTGCACCCGGCTAAATCAGAGGTGCGGTTTCGCGATCCCGGGGCGGTGCGCGGCCTGATCGTCTCGGGCTTGCGACATGCCTTGGCGGGGGCAGGGCACCGTGCGTCAACAACCGTGGCAGGAGCAACGTTGGGCGCGATGCAGCCCGCACAGACGGAACCACGCATTTATCAGATGGACCGGCCAGCACCCAGCTTTACCGCCCGCTCTATGACCTTCCAGTCCGGTTTCGCAGAAGCACCTTCGGCGCGGATCGAACCGGTGGTCGAAGACGACGTTGACCAACTCCCGCTTGGCGCGGCCCGCGCACAGGTCCATGAAAACTATATCATTGCCCAGACCGAAACGGGCATCGTCATAGTCGACCAGCACGCCGCGCACGAGCGCTTGGTCTATGAGAAACTGAAAGCACAAATGGCCGACAACGGTGTGGCAGCGCAGGCGCTTCTCATACCCGAAATCGTGGATCTGGACGCCGCAGAAGCTGCCGATCTATTGGCGCTTTCGGCAGAGCTTTCACAACTCGGGCTGACAATCGAACCATTTGGTGGCGGGTCGATCGCGGTCCGCGAAACCCCCGCTATTCTAGGCGAAGTGAATGCAGAAGCGATGATCCGGGACATTCTGGATGAATTGGCTGACCAAGGCGACAGCGCCAGCGTCAAAACCAAGATTGAGGCCATCCTATCGCGTGTCGCCTGTCACGGGTCGATCCGGTCGGGCCGCCGTATGCAGGGCGCTGAAATGAACGCGCTGTTGCGCGAAATGGAAGCGACGCCCCTGTCGGGGCAGTGCAATCACGGTCGACCCACCTATGTCGAATTGAAACTGTCAGATATCGAAAGGCTCTTCGGGCGCACATGATCCAGATCGGTGACCAGTCCTTTGACCAAACCACAGTCATCATCGCCGCGATTTTGGCGGCGATCATAATTCTGTTCATGGTGCTCTTGATCATGGTTGTGCGTCGCGCTGGTCAATCCGCAGAAGCAGTCAACTATGTTGCCGGGCAGGTAGGGCGACTGGCGCAAGACGTGCAGGTTCTGGGGCAAGGGCAGAACCAGCTTGCTGGCAATATCCAGACAGTCAGCGACGCGCAGGCCAACGCGCAGGTGCGTGTCATCCAGACGATGGAAACGCGGCTTGCCGAAGTGCAGGCGCAGATGGCGGACCGATTGGCCGACAACGCAGTCAAATCCGCGCGTTCCCTGTCCGACTTGCAAGAGCGGATGAAGGAAACGTTGACCGGCAGTTCTGAAAAAACGACGAAAAGCCTGACAGAATTGCAAGAACGGCTCGCGACGATAGACAAGGCACAAACCAACATCGAAAAGCTCTCAGGCGACGTTTTATCGTTGCAAGACATCCTGTCCAACAAGCAACGGCGCGGGATGTTCGGGGAAATCCAGCTGACGGATATCGTTGGCAAGGCTCTGCCCAGCGACAGTTTTGCATTGCAGGCCACGCTTTCAAATGGAAAGCGGGCCGATTGCCTTGTCCATTTGCCCAACCCTCCTGGTCCGATCGTAATCGACGCGAAATTCCCGTTCGAGGCATACGAGGCGCTTGCGGCAGCCGAAACACCGGATGCGCAGAAGGCCGCCCTGCGCAATCTCGGGTCAGCGGTACGAGTCCACATCAAGGCGATATCCGAGAAGTACATTATCGAGGGTGAAACAGCGGACGGCGCAATCATGTTCTTGCCGTCAGAGGCGGTCTATGCGGAACTGCATGCGCGCCTACCGGAAGTCGTGCGCGAAGGCTTCGCCGCCCGCGTGTGGATCGTGTCGCCCACGACCTGTATGGCAACGCTGAACACGATGCGCGCCATTCTGAAAGATGCGCGTATGCGCGAACAGACCGGGGAGATCCGAAAGGCGCTTCGCATGCTGCATCGCGACGTCGAGATCATTGGCGAAAAGGCGGGAAAGCTCGAAACGCATCTGCGGCAGGCGGGCGAAGATGTTTCCGGTGTTCTGACGGCGGCAACGCGGGCCGGCAAGCGAGCAGACCGGCTGGACAACTTCGACTTCGAAGAATTGTCACCAACGTCAGATGATAAGGTCGTTCCCCTTGCGCAACCAAAACCCTAAGGGCAAAGTCCCACGAAATAGTTTAAAGGTAATTCAGATGCAGAAGCCTGTTTTGTGCGCTTTGGCTCTTTCCGGATTGGCCGCCTGCTTTGGTGAACCACTGACCTGGAAGCAGAACCCGGTCGTCGTCCAGCGCTTCTATGCCGAACAGTTTCAGGATCAGCCATTTGACGTCGGACCGGTTTCAGTTCTTTCGGAAGAGCGTGGAAAGCTGCGGACCTACCTGCTCACGCCATGCCGAAATGGCACACGTGTTTGCGGCGCGCACGTTGGATCCGTATCCAAGACGCCTGATTTTACAATTGTTTCAGGGGCCTATCCTGGACGTACTTTCTACCTCTCGCCGGGTGGTGATGGCTATTTGCTCGTGAACGGGCGCACCATCTCGCTTGCGTGGAACGAATAATTCAACGACCGGGGTGATGGCATCGTGCCATGGGCCCTCTTTCCCGATTGTGACGGCAATCGCGCCGTGTTTTTTGCTTTTTTATGACCACAGAGATTACGAGTGACAGAGTTTACGGAAACCGCAAGAGACGTGTCTGAACAGTTATTGGAACGATCTGGGACAGCAATGCTTTCGGGTGAATTTGAGGAGTTTTTGAGCTGCTTCGAGTTGCCGAACGAAATCCATACCTTTGACGGGTCGCAAATACTCAAGACGATAGAAGACGTGCGTAGGGTCTATGACAAGGTGCGCTCGTTTTACGTGCTGGAAAACGTCACTGACCTTGTGCGCCGTTGTGTCGAAGCAGAGTTTCAGGATGAAACCACAGTTTCTGCCGTCCATGAATCCCGACTTCTAAGCGGTGACCGTCAGATCAACGAACCCTTCGCGGTCTTTTCTATTATCAAGTTCACAGTGGGCGGCTGGAAACTGGTGCGCAGTGACTATGCGGTTGATCATCCACCGGCACTAATCGCCGCACTGTGTCAGCGTTAAACACCCGCTCACACAAAAAAGGCCCGCAATGCGGGCCTTTATTGACCAGTAACCGACCCACTAAATCCGCATGAATTTCTGCGCGATTCTGGGCAGCAAGCTGTTGAACTGCAGTGGCGCATCAGTCGCGGCAAGGCAGATGCAATCCACACCTTCAGCAGCGACGGGCGTGTGAACCAGATCTTCGTTTGCAACTTCGATATCGCCTGCAGCGAAATAATCGTCATCGTCAGCAAATGCACCCTGCAGAACCAACGTCAGTTCGGTGCCATTGTGGCCGTGATCCGGCATTGCCGCGCCTGCAGGGATCTTCAACAACCGTACAGTTGCACGATCCGATGTCTTAAGGATCATCTGGCTGACCCCGCCACCAACCTTGCGCCATTTCACAGCGTCAATGTCGCCTGAAACATAGTCACGCAGTGGCGATGGAAACACACCGCTCTTAACAGCAAGCGAGTTCAAAGGCTCCTCGGCAGGCGCATCGGAAATCAGTGCCATCGTTGCCGCGAGGCTGTTTTCAGCCATTTCGACCGCGTCTGTTTTCATCATCACTTCACCGCCCACAGCATCGTACTCTGCCAAGGCAGCGCGGCAGGTGTCGCACATGGAAATGTGCGAAGCGACGACGACATTGAACGCCTCTGGCAGCGTTCCGGCGGAGTAACCCATGAGAAGATCATTGGTGAGGTGATGTTTGATATTCTTTGTCATTGTACCGTTCATGTCATCGCGTGGCGCAAGCGTTCCAGCGCCAGCCTAATTCTAGATTTAATGGTCCCGAGCGGAAGTCCAGTTTCCGTAGCAATTTCAGAGTGCGACAAATCGCCAAAATAGGCCTTTTCGATCAGGATCCTTTGTTTCTCCGGGAGCGAGGCCAAGGCTGCGCCCAAACGTTCTGTATCTTCTGCCAAGGCCATAACGTCGGCTTGGTCTGGTTCGGCTTCCGGTCCCCAAGGCAATTCCTCGGGTTCCGGCCTGCGGTCCTTGCGTAGAAAATCGATGCGCCGGTTTCGGGCGATCGTAAATATCCACGTCGACACGCTTGCCTTTGCAGGATCAAACAAGTGTGCCTTCCGCCACAGCGTTGCCATGACATCTTGGGCGCATTCTTCAGCGACATCGTGCGCAGCGCCCGACTTCATCAGAAACGACTTCACGCGCGGCGCGAAATAGCCAAACAACTCTGCAAAAGCAGCCTTGTCTTGCTGGTCGCGCACCGCCTGCATCTGGGCAATCCAGAGCAACCGCTGGTTCATTTTTGCGTCCGTCATGTCTCCCGCTTTCAAAGAGCAGCGCTTTGCCCTTGTGTGACCCGTATTGGGGGGTAGCACAACATCCTTGGCATCGGCTGTGATCTCTTCTGAGGCCGTAAACATATGAAATTTACGCAGGTCTTCGCCGGTTGGATCAAAACTTTTTTCAAGAATTATGCATCCGGCTTTCTTCTTCGCCGTATCAAGCATAACAACGACTTGCTGGTGATGGGGAAGACAATAAATGCCATTCGAAACAGGAACAGCAGCGCCGCGCTCGGTGGCTGTGATCGGGGCAGGCATATCAGGCATGGGGGCCGCCCATCTTCTGGCAAAGGACCACCGGGTCGTTCTGTTCGAAGCTGAAAAGCGTCTGGGAGGGCATGCACGTACCAAAATGGCCGGTCCGAACCGGGATGTACCTGTTGATACAGGGTTTATCGTCTTCAACTATGCCAACTACCCGAACCTGACGGCACTGTTCGAGCATCTTGATGTGCCAGTGACCGAAAGCAACATGAGCTTTGGAACCTCCTTCGATGGCGGTCGCTTGGAATATGCGCTTACCAGCGTCGGCTCCTTATTCGCGCAAAAGCGAAACCTCGCGAACCCGAAATTTTTGCGCATGGTTCGTGACATTTTTCATTTTAACAAGCACGGTCTTGCGGCAAGCCAGGAAGACGGTCTGACAATCCGCGGACTTCTCGAGAAGCTTGGTCTGTCTCAGTTTTTCGCCGATCACTACCTGTTGCCGTTCTCTGGGGCGATCTGGTCGACGCCAAAAGAAAAGATCATGGATTTCCCGGCGCACGCGCTGATGAAATTCTTCGACAATCACGCGCTGCTTGGGGCAACCGGCCAGCATCAATGGTATACTGTTAAAGGTGGTTCCTCAGAATACGTCACGCGGCTGGGTGCCGATATGTTCAAGCGTGGCGTCGATATGCGGTTGGGTGCCGCGATCGACGGAGTGCGCCGCACGCCCTTGGGGGTAGAGGTCAAGGCACGCGGTGGCAACTGGGAACAGTTCGACGAAGTTGTCTTCGCGACCCACTCAGACACGACGCTCGCGCTTTTGTCCGATGCCACTGCCCAAGAAAAAGCGACACTCGGTGCCATTCGGTATCAGCCCAACAAGATCGTGCTTCATTCAGACACATCTGTGATGCCGAAACGTAAGCCTGTTTGGGCTTCATGGGTCTACACCGAAGCGGCAGGCAAGACCTGCGACCAGATCGACCTAACCTATTGGATGAATTCTCTGCAAAGCTGGCTGACTGACCGTGACTACATGGTCACGCTGAACACGACACGCGACATCGACCCCAAATTGATCTGGGACGAGGTGTCTCTCGCCCATCCGGTTTACGACAACGCCGCACTCGCTGCACAAGAACAGGCAGCGATAATGAACGGGTCCAATCGAACATGGTTCTGCGGGGCCTGGATGAAGAACGGCTTTCATGAAGACGGGCTTGCCTCTGCCTATGATGTCGTTCACGCGCTCAACGCTGTCGAGCGCCTGAAAGTCGCGGCCGAGTGAGTACTGTCGATCATATCAGCGGCGAGACGTATCACGGGCGCCGCGGCGCAGTGAAGAATGCCTTCCGCTACTCTATCGACTACGTCTTGCTGGATGCAGATGCGGATTTGGAAACGCCAACATTGTTCGGGCGCAACAAGGGCGCGCTGATGTCTGTGCAGAACAGCGACCATGGCGGTCCGCCCAAACATGGCCGCGGTGCAGCTTGGGTGCGGGACGTACTGAAAGCGCATCAATTGCATCTTGCTGGCCGCATTGATTTGCTGGCCCAACCGCGTGTGCTGGGCCATGTCTTCAATCCGGTGTCTTTCTGGCTTTGTCATGACAAGGCAGGCGTTCTACGTGCGGTCATCGCCGAAGTGACGAACACGTTCGGCGACCGCCATTCGTATTTGTGCCATCACGAGGACCTGCGTGAAATCACGAAGA
It encodes:
- a CDS encoding NAD(P)/FAD-dependent oxidoreductase; amino-acid sequence: MPFETGTAAPRSVAVIGAGISGMGAAHLLAKDHRVVLFEAEKRLGGHARTKMAGPNRDVPVDTGFIVFNYANYPNLTALFEHLDVPVTESNMSFGTSFDGGRLEYALTSVGSLFAQKRNLANPKFLRMVRDIFHFNKHGLAASQEDGLTIRGLLEKLGLSQFFADHYLLPFSGAIWSTPKEKIMDFPAHALMKFFDNHALLGATGQHQWYTVKGGSSEYVTRLGADMFKRGVDMRLGAAIDGVRRTPLGVEVKARGGNWEQFDEVVFATHSDTTLALLSDATAQEKATLGAIRYQPNKIVLHSDTSVMPKRKPVWASWVYTEAAGKTCDQIDLTYWMNSLQSWLTDRDYMVTLNTTRDIDPKLIWDEVSLAHPVYDNAALAAQEQAAIMNGSNRTWFCGAWMKNGFHEDGLASAYDVVHALNAVERLKVAAE
- a CDS encoding DUF1365 domain-containing protein, with the protein product MSTVDHISGETYHGRRGAVKNAFRYSIDYVLLDADADLETPTLFGRNKGALMSVQNSDHGGPPKHGRGAAWVRDVLKAHQLHLAGRIDLLAQPRVLGHVFNPVSFWLCHDKAGVLRAVIAEVTNTFGDRHSYLCHHEDLREITKTETLAAQKIMHVSPFQPIDGGYVFRFDISAERVHIIIDYARGSGGVIATLKGDRKPISNRSIITAAFRRPFGSRRVLTLIHWQAIKLWWKGATFRSQPTPPKQEVTR
- a CDS encoding ChrR family anti-sigma-E factor, translating into MTKNIKHHLTNDLLMGYSAGTLPEAFNVVVASHISMCDTCRAALAEYDAVGGEVMMKTDAVEMAENSLAATMALISDAPAEEPLNSLAVKSGVFPSPLRDYVSGDIDAVKWRKVGGGVSQMILKTSDRATVRLLKIPAGAAMPDHGHNGTELTLVLQGAFADDDDYFAAGDIEVANEDLVHTPVAAEGVDCICLAATDAPLQFNSLLPRIAQKFMRI
- a CDS encoding sigma-70 family RNA polymerase sigma factor, which gives rise to MTDAKMNQRLLWIAQMQAVRDQQDKAAFAELFGYFAPRVKSFLMKSGAAHDVAEECAQDVMATLWRKAHLFDPAKASVSTWIFTIARNRRIDFLRKDRRPEPEELPWGPEAEPDQADVMALAEDTERLGAALASLPEKQRILIEKAYFGDLSHSEIATETGLPLGTIKSRIRLALERLRHAMT